The following proteins are co-located in the Xyrauchen texanus isolate HMW12.3.18 chromosome 43, RBS_HiC_50CHRs, whole genome shotgun sequence genome:
- the LOC127636079 gene encoding SWI/SNF-related matrix-associated actin-dependent regulator of chromatin subfamily A containing DEAD/H box 1B-like isoform X4, which yields MMPDRQGEAEKKALSTEVKMDKIQKHSSTTICTSQHPQTSQKQSEMVTESVHPSSTQTSGMAVPVSVHETRQQQMCGTSQESDYSHHSKKRQASAMDDSEEEEPEMTSKDQERMLRRLQRKFPHLNKNELRDVLHEHCWLFEDALEALRMFSDSVVESEDDDSQITAQSTRRVANTRQQTQAVQRPDIPQPKSCRPLNRTKTSQRSRMQSVVSSEDECSDSDASSENALLDSDSDQPDETLSKLKSEILSFFQTASVDELTLIAGCSLKKAQKITELRPYKTWEALDDVMHRGNGLSTELLAGCRDVLKEREVVKGLMSKCEEISEKLVQDVTQVFNKGQGSMSQPQILSSTFQLKPYQLIGLNWLALLHQNKLSGILADEMGLGKTIQAISFLAHLYQEGHHGPHLITVPASTLDNWVRELKLWCPSFKVLVYYGSAEDRRYMRYEILNQIVDYNIIVSTYNLAIGNNSDRSLFCKLKLEYAVFDEGHLLKNMNSLRYRHLMAINAKYRLLLTGTPLQNNLLELMSLLNFIMPNMFSSSTSQISKMFSMKSSEEQSSFERDRIAHAKLIMKPFILRRVKSEVHHSSPSACMVLKQLPAKEEQIEFCAMSERQQKLYSALFNKLKRSNNGEKRELTNVMMQLRKMSNHPLLHQQYYTAEKLKAMSKLMLKEPSHRDADPALIKEDMQVLSDFELHGLCQQYCALQEYQLDTDTLLDSGKLSLLSQLLSSLKEKGDRVVLFSQFTMMLDILEVFLRHHKHRYIRLDGSTPMSDRIGLIDQFNTDTDIFVFLLSTRAGGLGINLTSANVVILHDIDCNPYNDKQAEDRCHRVGQTRTVKVIKLISKDSIEDAMLRIGERKLKLEQDMTATQEGDEDTFPDDMTSLLKASLGL from the exons ATGATGCCAGACAG GCAAGGAGAGGCTGAGAAAAAAGCATTATCAACTGAGGTGAAGATGGACAAAATTCAGAAGCACAGCAGTACAACAATATGTACCTCACAACACCCACAAACAAGCCAGAAGCAATCAGAAATG GTGACCGAGAGTGTACACCCCTCATCCACgcagacatctgggatggcag TGCCTGTTTCGGTCCATGAGACACGACAGCAGCAAATGTGTGGCACTTCCCAGGAGAGTGACTACTCCCATCACAGCAAAAAGAGGCAGGCTTCAGCG ATGGATGATTCAGAGGAGGAGGAGCCTGAGATGACATCTAAAGATCAGGAACGTATGCTCAGAAGACTTCAGAGGAAGTTCCCCCATCTGAACAAGAAC GAACTCAGGGATGTCCTTCATGAACATTGCTGGCTCTTTGAGGATGCCTTAGAAGCACTACGAATGTTCTCTGACTCTG TGGTTGAATCCGAGGATGATGACTCGCAAATTACTGCCCAAAGCACAAGACGGGTTGCAAACACCCGGCAACAAACTCAGGCTGTCCAGCGCCCCGACATACCCCAACCAAAATCATGCAGGCCTCTTAATAGGACCAAAACATCTCAGAGGAGCAGAATGCAGTCGGTAGTGAGCTCAGAAGATGAGTGCAGTGACTCTGACGCCTCTTCTGAGAATGCATTGCTGGACTCTGACTCGGACCAACCAGATGAGACTTTATCTAAACTTAAATCCGAGATCCTCAGCTTTTTTCAGACCGCCTCTGTGGATGAGCTCACACTCATCGCAGGATGCTCTTTAAAGAAAGCCCAGAAAATCACCGAGCTGAGACCATATAAAACATGGGAAGCACTG GATGATGTTATGCACAGAGGCAATGGTCTTTCCACTGAGCTGCTGGCAGGATGTCGTGATGTTCTGAAGGAAAGAGAAGTTGTAAAGGGCCTCATGAGCAAGTGTGAGGAAATCTCAGAAAAACTGGTCCAAGATGTGACCCAAGTGTTTAACAAGGGTCAGGGTTCCATGAGCCAGCCGCAGATCCTCAGCAGCAC ATTCCAGTTGAAACCGTACCAGCTGATTGGACTGAACTGGCTGGCTTTACTGCATCAGAATAAACTGAGTGGAATCCTGGCAGATGAGATG GGTTTGGGGAAGACCATCCAGGCCATCTCATTCCTGGCCCACCTCTACCAGGAAGGACACCATGGACCTCACCTCATCACCGTTCCTGCCTCTACACTTG ATAATTGGGTCCGAGAACTGAAACTTTGGTGCCCCAGTTTTAAAGTATTGGTGTATTATG GGTCTGCTGAGGACAGAAGGTATATGCGCTATGAGATTCTGAATCAAATAGTGGATTACAACATCATAGTGTCAAC TTACAACCTGGCTATTGGAAATAATAGTGACCGCAGCCTGTTCTGCAAGCTCAAACTGGAGTATGCAGTGTTCGATGAAGGCCACTTACTGAAGAACATGAACTCGCTCCGCTACCGACACCTCATGGCCATCAAT GCCAAATATCGTCTGCTGCTTACAGGAACACCACTGCAAAACAACCTATTAGAGCTCATGTccttgctgaacttcatcatgcCCAACATGTTCTCCAGCAGCACTTCACAGATCTCCAAGATGTTTTCCATG AAGTCCTCTGAGGAGCAGAGCAGCTTTGAGAGGGACAGGATAGCCCACGCCAAACTCATCATGAAACCCTTCATCCTCAGACGTGTGAAGAGCGAGGTGCACCATAGCTCTCCATCTGCATGCATG GTCCTAAAGCAACTGCCTGCCAAGGAGGAACAGATAGAATTTTGCGCCATGTCCGAGAGGCAGCAGAAACTCTACAGTGCTCTCTTCAACAAACTCAAGAGGTCCAATAATGGAGAAA AACGCGAGCTGACAAATGTGATGATGCAGCTGAGAAAGATGTCCAACCATCCACTTCTTCACCAGCAGTATTATACAGCTGAAAAACTTAAAGCCATGAGCAAACTCATGCTGAAG GAGCCGAGTCACCGTGATGCAGATCCAGCTCTCATCAAAGAGGACATGCAGGTGCTGTCTGACTTTGAATTACACGGTCTCTGCCAGCAGTATTGTGCTCTGCAGGAATACCAGCTCGACACAGACACACTGCTGGACTCAGGGAAGCTCAGTCTCCTCTCACAGCTACTCAGCTCCCTAAAGGAGAAG GGTGATCGAGTAGTGCTCTTTAGCCAGTTCACAATGATGCTTGACATTTTGGAGGTGTTCCTGAGACACCATAAGCACAGATACATCCGACTGGATGGCTCAACCCCCATGAGTGACAG aattgggtTGATTGACCAGTTCAACACTGATACGGACATCTTTGTGTTCCTGCTGTCCACCAGAGCTGGAGGGCTGGGCATTAACCTGACCTCGGCCAATGTGGTCATTCTTCATGATATTGACTGCAACCCTTACAATGACAAACAGGCTGAGGACCGCTGCCACCGGGTGGGACAAACCAG gACAGTGAAGGTGATCAAGTTGATAAGTAAGGACTCCATAGAGGACGCCATGCTCCGCATTGGAGAAAGAAAACTTAAACTAGAGCAGGACATGACTGCTACTCAGGAGG GCGATGAGGACACATTTCCAGATGACATGACCTCACTGCTCAAAGCTTCTCTTGGACTCTGA
- the LOC127636079 gene encoding SWI/SNF-related matrix-associated actin-dependent regulator of chromatin subfamily A containing DEAD/H box 1B-like isoform X3, whose translation MKKKNRPATTNHVVPSDTIIPETPETKRPSGSSLSNVLSDSDSDIEISGSSMMPDRQGEAEKKALSTEVKMDKIQKHSSTTICTSQHPQTSQKQSEMVTESVHPSSTQTSGMAVPVSVHETRQQQMCGTSQESDYSHHSKKRQASAMDDSEEEEPEMTSKDQERMLRRLQRKFPHLNKNELRDVLHEHCWLFEDALEALRMFSDSVVESEDDDSQITAQSTRRVANTRQQTQAVQRPDIPQPKSCRPLNRTKTSQRSRMQSVVSSEDECSDSDASSENALLDSDSDQPDETLSKLKSEILSFFQTASVDELTLIAGCSLKKAQKITELRPYKTWEALDDVMHRGNGLSTELLAGCRDVLKEREVVKGLMSKCEEISEKLVQDVTQVFNKGQGSMSQPQILSSTFQLKPYQLIGLNWLALLHQNKLSGILADEMGLGKTIQAISFLAHLYQEGHHGPHLITVPASTLDNWVRELKLWCPSFKVLVYYGSAEDRRYMRYEILNQIVDYNIIVSTYNLAIGNNSDRSLFCKLKLEYAVFDEGHLLKNMNSLRYRHLMAINAKYRLLLTGTPLQNNLLELMSLLNFIMPNMFSSSTSQISKMFSMVLKQLPAKEEQIEFCAMSERQQKLYSALFNKLKRSNNGEKRELTNVMMQLRKMSNHPLLHQQYYTAEKLKAMSKLMLKEPSHRDADPALIKEDMQVLSDFELHGLCQQYCALQEYQLDTDTLLDSGKLSLLSQLLSSLKEKGDRVVLFSQFTMMLDILEVFLRHHKHRYIRLDGSTPMSDRIGLIDQFNTDTDIFVFLLSTRAGGLGINLTSANVVILHDIDCNPYNDKQAEDRCHRVGQTRTVKVIKLISKDSIEDAMLRIGERKLKLEQDMTATQEGDEDTFPDDMTSLLKASLGL comes from the exons ATGAAGAAAAAGAATCGACCAGCAACCACAAATCATGTGGTTCCCTCGG ACACTATCATTCCTGAGACTCCTGAAACCAAACGTCCATCAGGATCGTCTCTTTCCAATGTCCTTTCTGACTCGGACTCTGATATTGAGATATCAGGCAGTTCCATGATGCCAGACAG GCAAGGAGAGGCTGAGAAAAAAGCATTATCAACTGAGGTGAAGATGGACAAAATTCAGAAGCACAGCAGTACAACAATATGTACCTCACAACACCCACAAACAAGCCAGAAGCAATCAGAAATG GTGACCGAGAGTGTACACCCCTCATCCACgcagacatctgggatggcag TGCCTGTTTCGGTCCATGAGACACGACAGCAGCAAATGTGTGGCACTTCCCAGGAGAGTGACTACTCCCATCACAGCAAAAAGAGGCAGGCTTCAGCG ATGGATGATTCAGAGGAGGAGGAGCCTGAGATGACATCTAAAGATCAGGAACGTATGCTCAGAAGACTTCAGAGGAAGTTCCCCCATCTGAACAAGAAC GAACTCAGGGATGTCCTTCATGAACATTGCTGGCTCTTTGAGGATGCCTTAGAAGCACTACGAATGTTCTCTGACTCTG TGGTTGAATCCGAGGATGATGACTCGCAAATTACTGCCCAAAGCACAAGACGGGTTGCAAACACCCGGCAACAAACTCAGGCTGTCCAGCGCCCCGACATACCCCAACCAAAATCATGCAGGCCTCTTAATAGGACCAAAACATCTCAGAGGAGCAGAATGCAGTCGGTAGTGAGCTCAGAAGATGAGTGCAGTGACTCTGACGCCTCTTCTGAGAATGCATTGCTGGACTCTGACTCGGACCAACCAGATGAGACTTTATCTAAACTTAAATCCGAGATCCTCAGCTTTTTTCAGACCGCCTCTGTGGATGAGCTCACACTCATCGCAGGATGCTCTTTAAAGAAAGCCCAGAAAATCACCGAGCTGAGACCATATAAAACATGGGAAGCACTG GATGATGTTATGCACAGAGGCAATGGTCTTTCCACTGAGCTGCTGGCAGGATGTCGTGATGTTCTGAAGGAAAGAGAAGTTGTAAAGGGCCTCATGAGCAAGTGTGAGGAAATCTCAGAAAAACTGGTCCAAGATGTGACCCAAGTGTTTAACAAGGGTCAGGGTTCCATGAGCCAGCCGCAGATCCTCAGCAGCAC ATTCCAGTTGAAACCGTACCAGCTGATTGGACTGAACTGGCTGGCTTTACTGCATCAGAATAAACTGAGTGGAATCCTGGCAGATGAGATG GGTTTGGGGAAGACCATCCAGGCCATCTCATTCCTGGCCCACCTCTACCAGGAAGGACACCATGGACCTCACCTCATCACCGTTCCTGCCTCTACACTTG ATAATTGGGTCCGAGAACTGAAACTTTGGTGCCCCAGTTTTAAAGTATTGGTGTATTATG GGTCTGCTGAGGACAGAAGGTATATGCGCTATGAGATTCTGAATCAAATAGTGGATTACAACATCATAGTGTCAAC TTACAACCTGGCTATTGGAAATAATAGTGACCGCAGCCTGTTCTGCAAGCTCAAACTGGAGTATGCAGTGTTCGATGAAGGCCACTTACTGAAGAACATGAACTCGCTCCGCTACCGACACCTCATGGCCATCAAT GCCAAATATCGTCTGCTGCTTACAGGAACACCACTGCAAAACAACCTATTAGAGCTCATGTccttgctgaacttcatcatgcCCAACATGTTCTCCAGCAGCACTTCACAGATCTCCAAGATGTTTTCCATG GTCCTAAAGCAACTGCCTGCCAAGGAGGAACAGATAGAATTTTGCGCCATGTCCGAGAGGCAGCAGAAACTCTACAGTGCTCTCTTCAACAAACTCAAGAGGTCCAATAATGGAGAAA AACGCGAGCTGACAAATGTGATGATGCAGCTGAGAAAGATGTCCAACCATCCACTTCTTCACCAGCAGTATTATACAGCTGAAAAACTTAAAGCCATGAGCAAACTCATGCTGAAG GAGCCGAGTCACCGTGATGCAGATCCAGCTCTCATCAAAGAGGACATGCAGGTGCTGTCTGACTTTGAATTACACGGTCTCTGCCAGCAGTATTGTGCTCTGCAGGAATACCAGCTCGACACAGACACACTGCTGGACTCAGGGAAGCTCAGTCTCCTCTCACAGCTACTCAGCTCCCTAAAGGAGAAG GGTGATCGAGTAGTGCTCTTTAGCCAGTTCACAATGATGCTTGACATTTTGGAGGTGTTCCTGAGACACCATAAGCACAGATACATCCGACTGGATGGCTCAACCCCCATGAGTGACAG aattgggtTGATTGACCAGTTCAACACTGATACGGACATCTTTGTGTTCCTGCTGTCCACCAGAGCTGGAGGGCTGGGCATTAACCTGACCTCGGCCAATGTGGTCATTCTTCATGATATTGACTGCAACCCTTACAATGACAAACAGGCTGAGGACCGCTGCCACCGGGTGGGACAAACCAG gACAGTGAAGGTGATCAAGTTGATAAGTAAGGACTCCATAGAGGACGCCATGCTCCGCATTGGAGAAAGAAAACTTAAACTAGAGCAGGACATGACTGCTACTCAGGAGG GCGATGAGGACACATTTCCAGATGACATGACCTCACTGCTCAAAGCTTCTCTTGGACTCTGA
- the LOC127636079 gene encoding SWI/SNF-related matrix-associated actin-dependent regulator of chromatin subfamily A containing DEAD/H box 1B-like isoform X2, translated as MKKKNRPATTNHVVPSDTIIPETPETKRPSGSSLSNVLSDSDSDIEISGSSMMPDRQGEAEKKALSTEVKMDKIQKHSSTTICTSQHPQTSQKQSEMVTESVHPSSTQTSGMAVPVSVHETRQQQMCGTSQESDYSHHSKKRQASAMDDSEEEEPEMTSKDQERMLRRLQRKFPHLNKNELRDVLHEHCWLFEDALEALRMFSDSVVESEDDDSQITAQSTRRVANTRQQTQAVQRPDIPQPKSCRPLNRTKTSQRSRMQSVVSSEDECSDSDASSENALLDSDSDQPDETLSKLKSEILSFFQTASVDELTLIAGCSLKKAQKITELRPYKTWEALDDVMHRGNGLSTELLAGCRDVLKEREVVKGLMSKCEEISEKLVQDVTQVFNKGQGSMSQPQILSSTFQLKPYQLIGLNWLALLHQNKLSGILADEMGLGKTIQAISFLAHLYQEGHHGPHLITVPASTLDNWVRELKLWCPSFKVLVYYGSAEDRRYMRYEILNQIVDYNIIVSTYNLAIGNNSDRSLFCKLKLEYAVFDEGHLLKNMNSLRYRHLMAINAKYRLLLTGTPLQNNLLELMSLLNFIMPNMFSSSTSQISKMFSMKSSEEQSSFERDRIAHAKLIMKPFILRRVKSEVLKQLPAKEEQIEFCAMSERQQKLYSALFNKLKRSNNGEKRELTNVMMQLRKMSNHPLLHQQYYTAEKLKAMSKLMLKEPSHRDADPALIKEDMQVLSDFELHGLCQQYCALQEYQLDTDTLLDSGKLSLLSQLLSSLKEKGDRVVLFSQFTMMLDILEVFLRHHKHRYIRLDGSTPMSDRIGLIDQFNTDTDIFVFLLSTRAGGLGINLTSANVVILHDIDCNPYNDKQAEDRCHRVGQTRTVKVIKLISKDSIEDAMLRIGERKLKLEQDMTATQEGDEDTFPDDMTSLLKASLGL; from the exons ATGAAGAAAAAGAATCGACCAGCAACCACAAATCATGTGGTTCCCTCGG ACACTATCATTCCTGAGACTCCTGAAACCAAACGTCCATCAGGATCGTCTCTTTCCAATGTCCTTTCTGACTCGGACTCTGATATTGAGATATCAGGCAGTTCCATGATGCCAGACAG GCAAGGAGAGGCTGAGAAAAAAGCATTATCAACTGAGGTGAAGATGGACAAAATTCAGAAGCACAGCAGTACAACAATATGTACCTCACAACACCCACAAACAAGCCAGAAGCAATCAGAAATG GTGACCGAGAGTGTACACCCCTCATCCACgcagacatctgggatggcag TGCCTGTTTCGGTCCATGAGACACGACAGCAGCAAATGTGTGGCACTTCCCAGGAGAGTGACTACTCCCATCACAGCAAAAAGAGGCAGGCTTCAGCG ATGGATGATTCAGAGGAGGAGGAGCCTGAGATGACATCTAAAGATCAGGAACGTATGCTCAGAAGACTTCAGAGGAAGTTCCCCCATCTGAACAAGAAC GAACTCAGGGATGTCCTTCATGAACATTGCTGGCTCTTTGAGGATGCCTTAGAAGCACTACGAATGTTCTCTGACTCTG TGGTTGAATCCGAGGATGATGACTCGCAAATTACTGCCCAAAGCACAAGACGGGTTGCAAACACCCGGCAACAAACTCAGGCTGTCCAGCGCCCCGACATACCCCAACCAAAATCATGCAGGCCTCTTAATAGGACCAAAACATCTCAGAGGAGCAGAATGCAGTCGGTAGTGAGCTCAGAAGATGAGTGCAGTGACTCTGACGCCTCTTCTGAGAATGCATTGCTGGACTCTGACTCGGACCAACCAGATGAGACTTTATCTAAACTTAAATCCGAGATCCTCAGCTTTTTTCAGACCGCCTCTGTGGATGAGCTCACACTCATCGCAGGATGCTCTTTAAAGAAAGCCCAGAAAATCACCGAGCTGAGACCATATAAAACATGGGAAGCACTG GATGATGTTATGCACAGAGGCAATGGTCTTTCCACTGAGCTGCTGGCAGGATGTCGTGATGTTCTGAAGGAAAGAGAAGTTGTAAAGGGCCTCATGAGCAAGTGTGAGGAAATCTCAGAAAAACTGGTCCAAGATGTGACCCAAGTGTTTAACAAGGGTCAGGGTTCCATGAGCCAGCCGCAGATCCTCAGCAGCAC ATTCCAGTTGAAACCGTACCAGCTGATTGGACTGAACTGGCTGGCTTTACTGCATCAGAATAAACTGAGTGGAATCCTGGCAGATGAGATG GGTTTGGGGAAGACCATCCAGGCCATCTCATTCCTGGCCCACCTCTACCAGGAAGGACACCATGGACCTCACCTCATCACCGTTCCTGCCTCTACACTTG ATAATTGGGTCCGAGAACTGAAACTTTGGTGCCCCAGTTTTAAAGTATTGGTGTATTATG GGTCTGCTGAGGACAGAAGGTATATGCGCTATGAGATTCTGAATCAAATAGTGGATTACAACATCATAGTGTCAAC TTACAACCTGGCTATTGGAAATAATAGTGACCGCAGCCTGTTCTGCAAGCTCAAACTGGAGTATGCAGTGTTCGATGAAGGCCACTTACTGAAGAACATGAACTCGCTCCGCTACCGACACCTCATGGCCATCAAT GCCAAATATCGTCTGCTGCTTACAGGAACACCACTGCAAAACAACCTATTAGAGCTCATGTccttgctgaacttcatcatgcCCAACATGTTCTCCAGCAGCACTTCACAGATCTCCAAGATGTTTTCCATG AAGTCCTCTGAGGAGCAGAGCAGCTTTGAGAGGGACAGGATAGCCCACGCCAAACTCATCATGAAACCCTTCATCCTCAGACGTGTGAAGAGCGAG GTCCTAAAGCAACTGCCTGCCAAGGAGGAACAGATAGAATTTTGCGCCATGTCCGAGAGGCAGCAGAAACTCTACAGTGCTCTCTTCAACAAACTCAAGAGGTCCAATAATGGAGAAA AACGCGAGCTGACAAATGTGATGATGCAGCTGAGAAAGATGTCCAACCATCCACTTCTTCACCAGCAGTATTATACAGCTGAAAAACTTAAAGCCATGAGCAAACTCATGCTGAAG GAGCCGAGTCACCGTGATGCAGATCCAGCTCTCATCAAAGAGGACATGCAGGTGCTGTCTGACTTTGAATTACACGGTCTCTGCCAGCAGTATTGTGCTCTGCAGGAATACCAGCTCGACACAGACACACTGCTGGACTCAGGGAAGCTCAGTCTCCTCTCACAGCTACTCAGCTCCCTAAAGGAGAAG GGTGATCGAGTAGTGCTCTTTAGCCAGTTCACAATGATGCTTGACATTTTGGAGGTGTTCCTGAGACACCATAAGCACAGATACATCCGACTGGATGGCTCAACCCCCATGAGTGACAG aattgggtTGATTGACCAGTTCAACACTGATACGGACATCTTTGTGTTCCTGCTGTCCACCAGAGCTGGAGGGCTGGGCATTAACCTGACCTCGGCCAATGTGGTCATTCTTCATGATATTGACTGCAACCCTTACAATGACAAACAGGCTGAGGACCGCTGCCACCGGGTGGGACAAACCAG gACAGTGAAGGTGATCAAGTTGATAAGTAAGGACTCCATAGAGGACGCCATGCTCCGCATTGGAGAAAGAAAACTTAAACTAGAGCAGGACATGACTGCTACTCAGGAGG GCGATGAGGACACATTTCCAGATGACATGACCTCACTGCTCAAAGCTTCTCTTGGACTCTGA